From the Melioribacteraceae bacterium 4301-Me genome, the window AAAGCCTGATACTCATCAATTGCCTTTTTTGTGTAGGTTTGGTCTAACGGAAATGGTGGCGATAATTGATAATAACATTCGGCAAGCATAAATTGAGCTTGTGGAACAAATGGGCTTGCCGGCATATTTCGGACAAGCTTGCTAAACTCATATGCACCAAGTAAATATTGCTTCTTCTTGAAATATGTCATTCCTATATAAAACTGCGCATCATCACTTACCGCGCTGCCCGGAAATTGTAACAGCACAGTCTGAAACTCCTGTAAAGCTAATTCATAATCACCATCATTATACAGCTTCATTGCATATTCAAAGTATTGTTCAGAATTAAATTTGGTTGTATCAACCGAGCTTGAGCAACTTAGAATTACAACTAATAGCAACGCATGTAAGACTGCAAATTTTAATTTCTGCACTTTTCTCTCTTCCAATTAAAAAATTAATACAAAAATAAGTAAAAAGGATAATGCCAAGAAATACAAATTTTAATTTACCTGCTTCTTACTGTAAAGAATAAAATAATAGTTACAATAAGCGCACCTAAAGCAATAGCTGGTTCTACAAGGTTAGAAAAGAGAGGTTCTCCGGGAACTTCCCCTCTTGTAAAAGGAAGTTCAGTATTTTCTATTCGTTGAATCATATCATAATTAACAGTGTCTTTATATGTATTAGTAAATCGATTTGAAACAATAACTTTTCCATTCTCTGTTATAAAATATTCACCTTCTAATTTTACAATCCTATTTACAAAAACATTTCCAAACAATCCTTCTTTTTCTACATTATTATACAATACGGAAATATTTTCAATAGTGTAATTTAAAACATCACTCTCATCTCCAGTAGTTTTTATCTCGAAATCACGTTTAATAAGGCTGTTGATTAAATCACCTTTTAAAATTTGCATTGAAGGAACAGAAAAAAACACAAGCGATATTTTCTTTTCTTTTCCTAAAAAAGAAGAGTCTATCTTTGCCGTTGAGTTCTCAATTAGTTTACTGATAACTGACAAGTTTGTTAAAGGCTGAGCCGGTAATGACAAAGCAAAGAAAAATAACATCAGGGAAAATGTGAGTACTTTTTTCAATATTATAATCTGTATTAATAAAATAACCACAATAAAATTAGGAATTGAATCAGCAAAGTGCAAAAAGACAATACGTGCATTCTAAGAATATTCAGTTAACCCATATTAAACTAATAGTAACTTCTGAAAAAACCCTTTTACCTTTCGTTTGTGAAAAAGAAATTCACTTCCAAATTAGAGAATTCCAACTTACACTCGTTAGATTGATATTTACGAGAATGACATGAAATTTCAAATATTGCCTTTGAGTTTTCTTTGGTTTACAAAAAATAGCTAACCAGCAGATTTATTTATCTGCAAACTTTTTATTTTAGTAATCATGTAAAAAGTTTCTATAGAAATTGGTATTTAATTAATTAAGCGTTGCTCTTTTTACTATTGCAATCATTTTTAACTTAAAACATATATGAGAAAAATTATGCACAACAAAAATAATATTGGCGATGCGTCAATTGAAGAATTTCAAAAATATGGCCACGAATTAATTGATTGGGTTGCCGGCTATTTAAAAAATATTGAGAATTATCCAGTACTTCCTAACATTAAACCTGGTGATATAAAAAAGAGACTGCCAGAAAATCCACCGGAAAAAGGTGAACCCCTTAGTGAAATCTTAGCCGACATTGATAAAATTGTAATGCCGGGAATGACCCATTGGCAACATCCAAGTTTTATGGCGTATTTTAATTCAACTGCAAGCGGAGCAGGAATATTAGGTGAAATTTTGAGTGCAGCTTTTAACACTAATGGAATGCTATGGAAATCAGCCCCTGCTTCAAATGAAATTGAAGAAGTAACAATTAATTGGTTTCGTCAACTTATTGGATTACCAAATTACTTTTGGGGAATAATTTATGATACTGCTTCAGTGAGCTCTATGCATGCTATTGCTGCAGCCAGAGAGTACAACCAAAATTTGCAGATACGTCAAAAAGGAATGATTAACAAAGAACTCCCAAAACTAAGATTATATGCTTCTGAACAGGCTCATTCATCAATTGATAAAGCAGCATTAACACTTGGGATTGGTTTAGAGGGAATAAGAAAAATACCTGTAGATAATGAATTTAAAATGATTCCTGAAGAACTAGAGAAAGCAATTAGAGAAGATAAACAAAATGGATGGCTACCTTTTTGTGTGACAGCTACAATTGGAACAACTTCTACCACTAGTATTGACCCAGTCGAACTGATAGCTCCAATCTGCAGAAAAGAAAATATTTGGCTTCATGTGGATGCTGCTCATGCTGGTGTGATAGCAATGGTGCCTGAAATGAAATTCATCTTAAAAGGTGTTGAACAAGCTGATTCGTTTGTCGTTAACCCCCATAAATGGATGTTCGTACCAATAGATTTAAGTCTGCTCTACACTAAACATCCTAAAATCTTAAAATCAGCTTTTAGTTTAGTACCTGAATACTTAAAAACAGCAGAAGACGATTTAGTCAATAACTATATGGATTATGGTATACAGCTCGGCAGGAGATTTCGTTCACTTAAATTTTGGTTTGTTATGCGTTACTTTGGTAAAGAAGGTCTAATTGCTGTTTACCGTGAGCATTTAAGATTAGGCAAATTATTTGCTTCTTGGATTGATAATGATCCTAACTTTGAAAGATTAGCTCCTGTCCCATTCAGCACGGTATGTTTTAGGGCAGTCCCAACAAAATTAAAAACGGAAGAAGAACTGAACAAATTTAATGAAAGGTTAATAAACGAAATTAATTCAACAGGTAAATTGTTTTTAAGTCACACTAAGTTAAATGGCGTATTCACAATTAGACTTGTAGTTTCCGGTTTGCGCACTACTGAAAAACATGTTTATGCAGCTTGGGATGTTATAAGAAAAACTTTTGATTCTTTGTTGAAGAGTTATAGGAATTAATTACTTTGAAAATCACTATTCTCAATGGCTTTTTTTATGCTTTGAATTGCATGCTGAATTAACTTTTTCGTCCGTTTGTGAGAATACAAGTTCAGTTCTTCTCTGCCAAGTATCTTAGAAAGTGCGTGAATTGTTTTAGTAATTATAGTTTCCAGATTTGTATCTGTTAATAAAAGTTCTACTGGCAGCAAAATTATCGTATCAAAAACTGCTGCCTCTATAACAGCAATAAGTTCTTGATAAGTTAATTGTTCTAAGCGGACACCTTTTAAAATTATGCCCGCCTTTTGCCTGTTAGCCAATTCTAAGCTCATTCTTTCAAGAAGAAGCTTAACAGCATCATCAATTGTTATTTTAATTTCAATCATAGCTAAAAAATAATTATTAAGACTGCACTAATGAATCAGCAGAAAGCACAGAAGTAACTTTTTCTGCGGCTTCTTTTAGACTAAGTGCAACCTCAAAGTTAAGGCCTGAATTTTCAAGCAATTCTTTAGCCTCGGCAGCATTAGTTCCCTCTAGTCTAATAACAACAGGCACATTTACACCAATTTCGTTAACTGCGTCAATCACACCGTTTGCTACGCGGTCACACCTTACAATGCCGCCAAAAATATTAATTAAAATTGCTTTCACGTTAGGATCAGATAAAATTATTTTGAATCCATTTGCAACGGTTTCTTTATTTGCTGACCCGCCTACATCGAGAAAATTAGCTGGTTGCCCGCCTGCAAGTTTAATAATATCCATTGTAGCCATTGCAAGTCCTGCACCATTAACCATACAGCCGACATTTCCATCAAGCTTTATGTAATTTAAGTTATACTTAGATGCTTCAATTTCAAGCGGGTCCTCTTCATCAAAATCTCTGTATGCAACTATATCGGGGTGGCGGTAAAGGGCATTATCATCGAAATTCATTTTGGCATCAAGAGCAATAATTTGATCATCATTTGTAATTACTAATGGATTTATTTCAAGCAGAGAGGCATCTGTTTCTTCATATGCTTTGTACAGCTTGGGCACAAATGAAACGAAATTCTT encodes:
- a CDS encoding aspartate aminotransferase family protein, giving the protein MHNKNNIGDASIEEFQKYGHELIDWVAGYLKNIENYPVLPNIKPGDIKKRLPENPPEKGEPLSEILADIDKIVMPGMTHWQHPSFMAYFNSTASGAGILGEILSAAFNTNGMLWKSAPASNEIEEVTINWFRQLIGLPNYFWGIIYDTASVSSMHAIAAAREYNQNLQIRQKGMINKELPKLRLYASEQAHSSIDKAALTLGIGLEGIRKIPVDNEFKMIPEELEKAIREDKQNGWLPFCVTATIGTTSTTSIDPVELIAPICRKENIWLHVDAAHAGVIAMVPEMKFILKGVEQADSFVVNPHKWMFVPIDLSLLYTKHPKILKSAFSLVPEYLKTAEDDLVNNYMDYGIQLGRRFRSLKFWFVMRYFGKEGLIAVYREHLRLGKLFASWIDNDPNFERLAPVPFSTVCFRAVPTKLKTEEELNKFNERLINEINSTGKLFLSHTKLNGVFTIRLVVSGLRTTEKHVYAAWDVIRKTFDSLLKSYRN
- a CDS encoding outer membrane protein assembly factor BamD → MQKLKFAVLHALLLVVILSCSSSVDTTKFNSEQYFEYAMKLYNDGDYELALQEFQTVLLQFPGSAVSDDAQFYIGMTYFKKKQYLLGAYEFSKLVRNMPASPFVPQAQFMLAECYYQLSPPFPLDQTYTKKAIDEYQAFIDFFPTNPKVEEAENKIKELTNKLAEKEYNSALIYEKMEYQIAAMDYYGNVADTYHDTKYGPLALYRKIQLEVKRKMKDKALADINTFLIRYPNNERVEELKELETSLNQISSK
- the sucC gene encoding ADP-forming succinate--CoA ligase subunit beta is translated as MKVHEYQAKEILKKFSVPVQDGIAIKSMAEFDGAISQLQSRGINQFVVKSQIHAGGRGKGKIYNANNKDELILEGGVKFTTSVEKAKEYAQKILGNLLVTHQTGKEGKIVKTIFLAEGLDYKKELYLGILLDRAVSKNVIMVSTEGGVEIEKVAEETPEKILKEWVDPAVGLQPYQARSLAFGLGLNGTAFKNFVSFVPKLYKAYEETDASLLEINPLVITNDDQIIALDAKMNFDDNALYRHPDIVAYRDFDEEDPLEIEASKYNLNYIKLDGNVGCMVNGAGLAMATMDIIKLAGGQPANFLDVGGSANKETVANGFKIILSDPNVKAILINIFGGIVRCDRVANGVIDAVNEIGVNVPVVIRLEGTNAAEAKELLENSGLNFEVALSLKEAAEKVTSVLSADSLVQS